In Limnobaculum parvum, one DNA window encodes the following:
- a CDS encoding ABC transporter permease, with protein sequence MSRLSPINQARWLKFKRNRRGYWSLWIFAILFIISMAAELIANDKPLLVSYKGEVYTPFLVNYSEATFGGEFNTKADYRDPYLVSLIDENGWAIWPPIRFSYDTINFQSPSPFPASPSTSNLLGTDDRGQDVLANVLYGFRISILFGLSLTLISSLIGIAVGATQGYYGGKIDLVGQRLIEVWSGMPTLFLIILMSSVIQPNFWWLLAITVLFGWMGLVGIVRAEFLRTRNFDYVRAARAMGVKDRIIMGRHILPNAMVATLTYLPFTLCASITLLTSLDFLGFGLPMGSPSLGGLLLQGKNNLQAPWLGISGFIVLALLLSLLIFIGEAIRDAFDPAKAY encoded by the coding sequence ATGAGCAGATTAAGCCCCATCAATCAAGCCCGCTGGCTTAAGTTTAAACGCAATCGCCGTGGCTATTGGTCACTATGGATTTTTGCCATCTTGTTTATTATCAGTATGGCTGCGGAGCTGATTGCCAATGATAAACCGCTGCTGGTTAGCTACAAAGGCGAGGTGTATACGCCATTTCTGGTCAACTATAGCGAAGCCACCTTTGGTGGGGAATTTAACACCAAGGCTGATTACCGTGATCCTTATCTGGTGAGCCTGATCGATGAAAATGGCTGGGCCATCTGGCCACCGATCCGCTTTAGTTATGACACGATTAACTTCCAGAGCCCCTCTCCTTTCCCTGCGTCCCCATCGACCTCTAATCTTTTGGGAACGGACGATCGTGGGCAAGATGTACTGGCCAATGTTCTCTATGGCTTTCGCATCTCGATTCTGTTTGGTTTATCACTGACACTGATCTCCAGCCTGATAGGTATTGCCGTTGGCGCCACTCAAGGCTACTACGGTGGTAAAATAGATTTAGTCGGTCAGCGGCTGATTGAAGTCTGGTCTGGAATGCCCACGCTATTCCTGATTATTCTGATGTCCAGCGTGATCCAACCTAACTTCTGGTGGTTATTAGCCATTACCGTCCTGTTTGGCTGGATGGGATTGGTCGGTATTGTACGAGCAGAGTTTTTGCGTACCCGCAACTTTGACTATGTCAGAGCCGCCAGAGCCATGGGCGTGAAAGACCGAATCATTATGGGCCGCCATATTTTGCCTAATGCGATGGTAGCGACCCTGACTTACTTACCCTTCACGCTGTGTGCATCGATTACCCTGTTAACATCCCTCGATTTTCTGGGTTTTGGCCTGCCGATGGGTTCCCCTTCCTTAGGCGGATTACTGCTACAGGGTAAAAATAACCTTCAGGCACCGTGGCTGGGCATCAGCGGTTTTATCGTTCTGGCGCTACTACTCTCTCTGCTGATCTTTATCGGTGAAGCTATACGTGATGCATTCGACCCTGCTAAGGCCTATTAA
- a CDS encoding microcin C ABC transporter permease YejB encodes MTRYILRRLLLLIPTLWAIITLNFFIVQIAPGGPVDQAIATIELGHQSGFGGGSGPNLTGGGKMSQVPVGDRQYQGSRGLDPEVIEAIKKRFGFDKPLHQRYFEMLWNYIRFDFGDSLFRGASVMELIKQSMPVSITLGLWSMLITYLISIPLGIKKAVRNGSAFDIWSSSLIIIGYAIPSFLFAVLLIIVFAGGGYLDWFPLRGLVSNNFDSLPWYSKITDYLWHIVLPVLATVIGGFATLTMLTKNSFLDEIHKQYVITARAKGLEEKRILYGHVFRNAMLLVIASFPATFIGMFFTGSLLIEVIFSLNGLGLLGYDATLQRDYPVMFGTLYIFTLIGLVLSIISDITYTLVDPRIDFEARG; translated from the coding sequence ATGACACGGTATATACTTCGCAGGCTACTGCTGCTAATTCCCACCCTGTGGGCCATTATTACCCTCAACTTTTTTATTGTGCAAATTGCCCCGGGCGGTCCTGTCGATCAAGCCATTGCTACTATAGAACTGGGCCATCAAAGCGGTTTTGGCGGTGGTTCCGGACCAAACCTCACCGGTGGTGGAAAAATGAGTCAAGTGCCGGTGGGCGATCGTCAGTATCAAGGATCCAGAGGCCTCGATCCGGAAGTCATTGAAGCGATTAAAAAACGTTTTGGTTTTGATAAACCGCTGCACCAACGCTATTTTGAAATGCTCTGGAACTATATCCGCTTTGATTTTGGCGACAGCTTATTTCGCGGCGCATCGGTGATGGAATTAATCAAACAGTCGATGCCGGTTTCCATTACCCTTGGGTTATGGAGCATGTTAATTACCTACCTTATCTCGATTCCGCTAGGCATCAAAAAGGCAGTACGTAATGGTTCCGCTTTTGATATCTGGAGCAGCAGCCTGATTATTATCGGTTATGCCATTCCCTCATTTTTGTTCGCCGTTTTACTGATTATTGTGTTTGCCGGAGGCGGTTATCTTGACTGGTTCCCCTTGCGCGGCTTAGTGTCCAATAATTTTGACAGCCTGCCGTGGTACAGCAAAATTACCGATTATCTATGGCACATTGTCCTACCCGTATTAGCCACAGTGATCGGAGGGTTTGCCACCCTGACTATGCTGACGAAAAATTCCTTTTTGGATGAGATCCATAAACAGTATGTCATCACCGCCAGAGCTAAAGGCCTAGAAGAAAAACGCATTCTGTACGGTCATGTATTTAGAAACGCCATGCTGCTGGTTATTGCCAGTTTTCCTGCCACCTTCATCGGTATGTTTTTTACCGGATCGTTATTGATTGAAGTGATTTTCTCTCTCAACGGATTGGGACTACTGGGCTATGATGCTACGCTGCAGCGAGACTATCCCGTCATGTTCGGAACCTTGTATATCTTCACGCTGATTGGATTAGTGTTAAGTATCATCAGCGATATCACCTATACGCTGGTGGATCCAAGAATTGACTTTGAGGCACGCGGATGA
- a CDS encoding extracellular solute-binding protein yields the protein MLQSNQWKNFATSSLLFVLVLASLFASPGGYAEDKKEVIKQGTTLSLIGAPKYPDDFQHFDYTNPQAPRGGQITVAAIGTYDNFNRYALRGNPLDGSERLSDTLFASSEDEINSLYPLIATSARYVDNYQWMEVQINPLAHFQDGTPITAEDVAYTFEKFMTEGVPQFRSVYKGVKVTALSPLVVRFDLPKPDREQMFGLVGGLPVFSKKFWQQHNLGEPLNTPPLSAGPYTIDSYKLGQYIVYKRVNDYWAADLPVNKGRYNFDIIRYDYYLDDNVALEAFKAGAYDFRVESSPKKWTTQYQGKNFDLGYIVKKDWENQAAQDTRWLAFNIQRPIFSNPKVREAITLAFDFQWMNKALFYSSYQQPRSYFQNTIYAATGLPDKDELTWLMPLKDKIPANVFTQSYQPPVTDGSGFNRENLLHATQLLKEAGWEIKDNVLINSQSGQPFTFELLLQSGMESNAMYVLPFQQNLTKLGIKMEARYVDSSQFVSRLRSRDFDMIPQRYSAMEYPSPVSLMILWNSAYIDSTYNRPGLSDPAVDELTQLIVTYQGQEKPLLSLGRALDRVLTWHHLMIPMWYSNNDRFAYWDKYAMPKIRPKSSLGIDTWWYDVNKAAHLPEQRR from the coding sequence ATGTTGCAGTCAAATCAATGGAAGAACTTCGCCACCTCATCTCTTCTATTCGTTTTAGTGCTTGCATCACTATTTGCCTCCCCCGGCGGTTACGCTGAAGATAAAAAAGAAGTCATTAAACAGGGAACCACGCTTTCTCTAATCGGTGCCCCTAAGTACCCGGACGATTTCCAACACTTTGACTATACCAACCCACAAGCCCCTAGAGGGGGCCAGATTACCGTAGCGGCTATCGGTACTTATGATAACTTCAACCGCTATGCGCTACGCGGTAATCCTCTGGATGGCAGTGAACGTCTTAGTGACACGCTATTTGCGTCTTCAGAAGATGAAATCAACAGTCTTTATCCACTTATTGCCACCTCAGCCCGCTATGTTGATAACTATCAGTGGATGGAAGTTCAGATTAATCCACTGGCCCATTTCCAAGACGGTACTCCGATTACCGCAGAAGACGTGGCGTATACCTTTGAAAAATTCATGACTGAGGGTGTCCCTCAATTTCGTAGCGTGTATAAAGGGGTAAAAGTTACCGCACTGTCACCACTCGTTGTGCGCTTTGACTTACCAAAGCCAGACCGGGAACAGATGTTTGGCTTAGTGGGTGGCCTACCGGTATTTTCAAAAAAATTCTGGCAACAACACAATCTTGGTGAACCGCTAAATACCCCGCCCCTTAGCGCAGGCCCTTATACGATTGATAGCTATAAGCTGGGTCAATATATTGTATATAAACGCGTAAATGATTATTGGGCTGCCGATCTGCCGGTTAATAAAGGCCGCTACAATTTCGACATTATCCGTTACGACTACTACTTGGACGATAACGTTGCTTTAGAAGCCTTTAAAGCCGGAGCCTATGATTTTCGCGTTGAATCTTCCCCCAAAAAATGGACTACCCAATATCAAGGAAAGAACTTTGACTTGGGCTATATTGTAAAAAAAGATTGGGAAAATCAGGCCGCCCAAGACACGCGCTGGCTCGCCTTTAATATCCAACGCCCCATCTTTTCTAACCCCAAAGTACGTGAAGCTATTACACTGGCGTTTGATTTTCAGTGGATGAATAAGGCGCTATTTTATAGTTCCTATCAACAACCGCGCAGTTATTTTCAAAATACGATTTATGCGGCTACCGGCCTGCCCGATAAAGATGAACTAACATGGTTAATGCCGCTGAAAGATAAAATACCTGCCAATGTGTTTACCCAATCTTATCAACCACCGGTCACCGATGGTTCCGGCTTTAATCGGGAAAACCTGCTTCATGCTACTCAGCTATTAAAAGAAGCGGGATGGGAAATCAAAGATAACGTGTTGATCAACAGTCAGTCCGGTCAACCATTTACGTTTGAGTTGTTGCTACAGAGCGGCATGGAAAGTAACGCTATGTATGTTTTACCCTTCCAGCAAAATTTAACTAAATTAGGCATTAAAATGGAAGCGCGCTATGTCGACAGTTCACAGTTTGTCAGCCGTTTGCGTTCTCGCGACTTTGATATGATCCCACAGCGTTATTCAGCCATGGAATATCCTTCTCCGGTCAGTTTGATGATTCTCTGGAACTCTGCCTACATCGATTCTACCTATAATCGTCCAGGGCTTAGCGATCCTGCCGTCGATGAGCTAACCCAGCTTATTGTGACCTATCAGGGGCAAGAAAAACCATTATTGTCACTGGGTAGAGCATTAGATCGCGTATTAACTTGGCATCATCTGATGATACCTATGTGGTATTCCAATAATGATCGATTCGCCTACTGGGATAAATATGCTATGCCTAAAATTAGGCCAAAAAGCTCGCTGGGCATTGATACTTGGTGGTACGACGTGAATAAAGCCGCCCACTTACCAGAACAGCGTCGCTAA
- the mepS gene encoding bifunctional murein DD-endopeptidase/murein LD-carboxypeptidase: protein MVKSQPILRYVLRLAPAVAAIVMLSGCGSLSSTAEASNSKHAQAQKERQGLSLQSTQDEFESMVKNVDIKSKILNQYAGWKGVRYRMGGTNKSGVDCSSFVQITFREQFGLALPRSTSMQQNLGQQIKREKLRPGDIVLFRSGSTGRHVGIYIGNDNFVHASTSNGVIISSLNERYWNSRYHQGRRILSKG, encoded by the coding sequence ATGGTCAAATCTCAACCGATTCTGAGATACGTTCTACGATTAGCGCCTGCCGTAGCCGCAATCGTAATGTTATCTGGCTGTGGCTCACTCTCATCAACGGCTGAAGCATCTAATTCAAAGCATGCTCAGGCACAAAAAGAGAGACAAGGACTGTCACTACAATCTACTCAGGATGAATTCGAATCCATGGTTAAGAACGTTGACATTAAGTCAAAAATTCTTAACCAATACGCTGGCTGGAAAGGTGTCCGCTATCGCATGGGCGGTACCAACAAAAGTGGCGTAGACTGTTCCAGTTTTGTTCAGATCACTTTTCGTGAGCAATTTGGTTTAGCGCTACCGCGCTCAACATCAATGCAACAAAACTTAGGTCAGCAAATTAAGCGTGAAAAACTGCGTCCTGGCGATATCGTTCTATTCCGTTCCGGCTCTACTGGCCGTCACGTGGGTATTTATATTGGGAACGATAACTTTGTACACGCATCCACCAGCAACGGTGTGATTATTTCTAGCCTCAACGAAAGGTACTGGAATTCGCGTTATCATCAGGGTCGCCGTATCCTGAGCAAAGGTTAA